TCTTGTTAAAGAGTATTATTTGCAGTTTTATGGTTTACTCGTTCAAGTGCTTTTCATTCTAATACTTGCTATTATTTGATCAACTTTAGTAGGTTAACGAGTAAATTATAATACCGAGAGGGTTATACCTAATAGTTATAAAATTGAATGGTGAATGCTTATATCTTATGATAATAATATTATtacagtatatacatatattgtGATCATGCATAAATTTGTGAATCGGTGCTTAGTTAATTTCTGAAGAGTAAATTGTCAAAGAAATATGTTAGTttattttataagaattattttGTAGTGATATCGAGAGGAACCAATGATTAGTAAATTCTAACTAGTGAACTGTGGAATTGTTATGGTATTGTGTAACACTTTTACCGATTTTCACGTGTTAGGGGGAAGTAATTATACCGACCTATCTTCTCATATTTGAACTTTTCAAGACTCAGTGTGCTAGTACAATTTAGTTTTTCTTATTAGTTTAAGTTAGTTATAAAAACCTTCATTCAACTTTTATGTTCGATAACCAAAGTGTTAGATATTACTTGCGATTAATACAAATATACAGTTCTTTAGGGAACGAAATATGGTATTTATTACTATATTACTTGTTTGCAATTATGTGCACTTGCATATGTAAATTTTACGCAACAAATACTTGTAGATCTTGGGATTTTCTAAAAGTTCCTCTGAATCAACATTGTAAGACGAACACAATGAAATTGATATTATTATCATCGCGGATCACAATTTATGTCGATGATTTGTTCTTGACAAGAAATACACTAGGTGTTGTGGAAAAGTTTAAGCAAGAAATGATGAAAATATTTGAGATGACTGATCTTGGGTGGATGACATTTTTCTCGAAATGAAAATGAAATATAATGAACATGAAGTGTTCATATGTTAGAAGAAATATGCcaatgaaattttgaagaagttaAAACCGGATGAATGCAAAGAAATGCGCATGCCTATGAATTTGAAAGTAAAGCTCACTAAAGAAGACAGATCATGCAAGGTTGATGATGTGTATATTAGAAGCATGATTGGTTGTTTAATGTATCTTACCGTCACGAGACCTGATATATTAAATGCGGTAAGTATTTTGTCTAGATTTATGCATGGTCCAAGTGAATTGCATTTTAAGGCCCCAAATAGGGTGCTAAGTTATGTTAAAGGAACCAGTGATTTTGGCATTAAATTCACAAGGAGTAATAAGTTTGAGCTTCTTGGCTTCTCAGATAGTGATTGGGGATAGGGCTGaccaaaaccgaaccgaaaccgaaaaaccgaaccgaaccgtgctaattcggttcggtccggtcctaaatttttcagaaattcggtccggaccgaatagaccgataTAAAATTCGGTTCAGTTTGGTTCTTTTAACAAATATTTCgatccggaccgaatagaccgaatagaacaaatcataaatactttaatttcgtattatatattttacatatatcttaaaaattataatcaaaatttttaatttataattatatttatggagtattagaactctacatatcacattactttaattatattttaaattttataatttgtgatttaatttttaatacaaattttttttggaaaaaaaatttcggtctattcggtccaaaaccggaccgaaccggattatttcggttcggttcggtccggtccaaaatataacttcggtccggttcggtccaagaaaaaatgactattcggtttttcggtttattcggttcggtccggttttggaccgaaccgactGAATGCTCAGTCCTAATTGGGGAGGTTCGATTGATGATTTGATAAGTATGTCAGACTATTATTTTAACACTTGATTTTGAGATGTTCTCATGGAGTTTGAAAAAAAATAAGAAACTGTAGCACAATCCACAGCTGAAGCAAAATTTATTGATCTAACAACTGTTGTGAATCAAGCTCCGTGATTAAGAAAAATTTAAGATAATATTCATTTGGAGCAATAAGAAAGTACTGAAATTATCGTTGATAATCAGGCTGCTATTGCGATCTCTACGAATCCATTTTTTCATGGCAAAACTAAACACTTTAATATTAAGTTGTTCTTTATGTGCAAAAAGAATGATATGTTACTCTTGTCTGCTGCAAAACAGATGATCCAGTTGGAGATTTACTGACCAAGCCATTTCTAGTTAGTAAGTTTGAGCTTCTGCGGACAAAACTCGATGTTTTTATGTCTTACGCAAGGAGGAGTTTGTTAgcgtttgtgccctagagacaacactagAATATTTTGGTTTAATACATTTGAATTATTAATGTTATGTTCCATATATTATTCCATTTATAATTTATCATGTCTTTATTTattgtgatataaatgttagattgaTAAATATCCTTAAAATATGATATACATTCTAAATCCCTAAGTACGTGACtaaaaaatgagattatgagaacaATATCAATGTTCCTAAAGATCcttagtcgagtattattattaaggaaAATTAATAATGCTTTAaaactagtgtgtttgttgactaatgatcacatctcattgatcataggtatagtgattCTAAATTCgaaaacacaggcacatgtaacTATATATACATGGTGCTGAACATACCCAATGTTATATTTTACATGTGTGTTGTACCATTAGTAATTCTCAatgtgataatgatgtaatggttcttagaattaaaatcattatattctatacgagaattaatgtactttgattacattaaaagttatctttgaccgggtaatgataaaagtgtattttgggtatattatgaatcatacgataaatataaatgatctagaAATGATATAACCCTCttaattttaggagtgatattattggcatcttgtgtgagctagactatgaaatgcgtgaccacactcaaatgttgatttgataatATACCCATTAATTAAGGAATCCtagattaaacattgatgagaatgacacattacatgactctagtttaatctataatatatggttaaataGATTATATTACATTGCTCATTATTCACGAAAtatttaattgatcaccgatttaattattattacatgggtaataatgatgtattactagatgccgctcattgtttacgatttttaAAGTAGATTTAAATTtcgttgtcaacgtaataataacatACAGGGTCACACACAAACAATGTTTGAATGATTATTTAATCTAAATAGGattcaaattaaattaaagtaattcgaattatttataatattaattaagcatgacttaattaattagataaataatgatattcaaatctattaatattaaatatgaaattcagttgttaaataattaattgagacttaattattatacaaatatgagttttgaattaataataactcctaattaattaagagttataattttttattatactctctatataatatctcttgtggctGATTTTATTGAGAAGATTTTTATTAAAAAACCTAGCCATCAAGAGATCACTACAACACATCAGGTTTAGGTTTTTTTTGACGGAATTTTTGCCCTGAATCCGTCAAAAATGGGGAgagaaaaaaaaatgattttgtgctagtacatctgatccttgagttcaagtattcgtgtggataccgatagagagtagatcgtgagagcgggattcacggtgattgaacaagttttggatctccattagtcaaccaatttataaatttttttaaggtaaacaatccgatctacgaattaaatatctattttttgtATCAATTTTATgtagggtttcaaaaattctattTTTTCACATTTTTTAATACCTCGAAACCCTTCATCAAGTATATTGTTGAAAGTTGGGTCTGCTCACATGGAACAGTAATATGTTACGTGTAAATCCCTACTTATTTGCTTGCTTTTATTTTGTTATGTTGAAATAAAGTATGAGATCGTGGCTGATATCAAGGCTTAGATCATGGTGTATATTAAGATAATTCTGTAGTTTGCTATTTAATATTCAACTTGTAAAGCCTCTCTCTATATTTAAAAGGTTTTTTTTTTACTGTTATGTCCCATTTTAAAAACCGATTTACTAATCTATTCTATTTATAACTGTAATTATAAATATGTACTAAATTCAAATTCTTTTACAAATTTAAAGTAACCATGATTAATTCTATTGTTTCAAAATTTTCAGGGACTTGTAACCTTTCTAgattattaatattaaattgtAACTCTTGTTGCAAGTGGAATTTTACGTCGCTGATAGCTAAGCCAAGAGGATAAGGCTATCTTAATGTACCAACAATTCATCAAGTTAAGGACAACAACAATAACCTCTTGCCTCATGTGTGAGGACCTCATATGTGATCCTCACAGAAATATATCCAGTCTTGTAGACAGTTTTCTTAATTATTATTATGTTTATGTCTTTTGTTCCCGTTGTGTTTGTTTGTCAAGCTCCTGTACTTGAGCTCCTCTTTTGGTTGAAGGGGGGGTAAGGAGTACGAAGTTTGATTTGGAGCCTGATAATTTTTATTGTTGTCATTTGATTTCAAAAAAAAGAAGCAACCAAATTGTAAGCCAAGTAGAGCACAACCACTCTACTCAGTGGTACTCTCAGTATAATCCTAACGAGGTTATGTGATTTTCTGTTAGGTTTTGTTTTTGCAAACCCAATGTTGGTTTTCGGCCAAAGAAGATGTGTTCTACTCCTACCTTATTTCTATTATATTATGGGTGTTTTAGTcattttacaaaaaaatatttatatttataactTAATTATATCTATGTGAGTTAAAAATTAACTATAggatatatttataattttttaataaaatggGATACATTCATAAAATAAGTAATTAATTTGGGACATATAGTACAAATCCCCTATTCAAAAAAGACTATTTTGAATCAATAAGATTTGTTTTCTATTGCAATATCAAATTACCTTGCATTCTCAAATTCATAAAACCTACACAGATAAGACGCCATAAGAAAGTTGGGCCTAGGAGCAAAATTTGCTGACATCCAAAGGTTCATTACTGTTAGCAGCTTCATATGTAATCTTAGATAAGACAACAAGTTAACTAGGTTGTTCAAAGCAAAGCTAGCAGAACAAAGTCCATTAATGTTTCAGTGAAGAAAAGGTAGGTTTCTAGACTCCACCCACACACGAGTGTTTTCTTTAGGGTTTAATTTGGAATCGGAATATGCTTAACATAGATTTTATTTGAAACAGACATTCATTAATTTCTGAGGGGGTTGTGCTTGATAGCCATATACTATTAATAATAGTTTATTATAGTTCAGCTTAATGATGTTTAGGGGATTGGAATCTACGTTTTTAGTAAAgtaatttaaatatataaagtAAATTTGAACGAACGAACGAACAGACTACTTCCTAAATTTGAATGACCTATATTCAAGTGGATATACAGAGTACTATGCAGTTGTATATATGTTGGTGTGTTATTCTCACAAATCACAATTTTCATATTATTCTATTTGCATGGTAAGctatatttaaaaaaaaagaaaaagagttTTCACAGTTCACACCTTTACCAAATACACGAAGATAAAGAATTGACCGAGCATGTAATTACATATTACCATATAGATAATTCctaatatatattttatacacGTGTGGACATGAACAATGACCTATATAGTTTTCTGTTTCTTTACAAATTCACGAAGTAAAAGAAAAAGATTAGACGCTTCCATCCTTGAAAGAAGCTTCTCCGCTGCTGTTGAGCCGAAACCGCTCCTCTACTTGAATCAGTGTTCTGTGAATTGCATTTTCTACTTCTGCGGCTCCAACCTATACATGCAAATAAACAAACACAACTTGTGATTAAAACCACAATTATAATGCAATGCAATGATTTTGCTAAAATAGTTTATCTGATATATTTTAGAGTAACTGTTCTGCCCTTTTCTCAAAGGGTCCAATCAAAGTTAATTttaatttgaagtattttataatttgaaataaaTTAATTGTTTATTTAAATGTTACTATGTGTTTTTTTTAATTGTAGATGACCAggtatattttataaattataaagcAGTCTAAAAATTATTGTTGCGGAAGTAATATTAACTTGTATCATTTCAATTATAAGCTTaacaagttaaagaatgaaaagtACGAGTTTGGACCTTGGTTAAAAAGTTGATAAATAATTCCATAACCAatcaaattttgaaaattctaagtATAAACTTATCATAAGTAGTCTTCTTTTTAAGTAAATGATCTTAAGTTGATTCGAATCCCTACCTTGGTTTCAATTCCCAGCACAGCAGAAAATTGTTGAGGCAAGAACTTGGATTGTATTAGTCTGATATTAGAACTAGTATGTTTTAAACATTTTAAAACCTCCAGCATTGAATCGATACCAGATGATGGATGTGCcacatttattcttatttttgcTTCCTCCATTTCTGATGATCCCTTACCACTACTTTCTCTTGCTCCTAACACTTCATCCATCTCACTCTTGTGCCTCTCCAACTCTTCTCTCCGTTTCTTCAATTCTTTGATTTCTCGTGCTGCTGTTATTGTTATGGAAAGTTTATCCCTCTGCCAACAATCGGAAACACCACAAAAAGTTACACTACAGTAGCATGTCTTT
This genomic interval from Apium graveolens cultivar Ventura chromosome 8, ASM990537v1, whole genome shotgun sequence contains the following:
- the LOC141676550 gene encoding transcription factor bHLH92-like encodes the protein MEHFSETDFTWLDEVVLAQPSAFVSYTQHILHETPAFESNKLNIKKRMTEFLINNTTATAQRNDYSETERCGQHVMNERMRREKQRHGYMLLHSILPSRTKRDKLSITITAAREIKELKKRREELERHKSEMDEVLGARESSGKGSSEMEEAKIRINVAHPSSGIDSMLEVLKCLKHTSSNIRLIQSKFLPQQFSAVLGIETKVGAAEVENAIHRTLIQVEERFRLNSSGEASFKDGSV